From the Solanum pennellii chromosome 4, SPENNV200 genome, one window contains:
- the LOC107017992 gene encoding pentatricopeptide repeat-containing protein At2g36730: MNIKKAIYTLIYNYKICCHLHNFEMSFTSKTQQLIDLLSSCSSLKHVYQIHTQLVISGLSQQNCILLKIVNYFASHTPINSSSYVALVIKQSQNSSNSWWNILIRNYAKHSEAIRFFVEMRRSGVVSDEFTYPFLFKACSSFMGLKEGKQIHCDVIKMGICKNVYVQNTLIYFYGSCKKIMDAYKVFDVMPLRTVVSWNSIISACVESCWYYDAIEIFRLMRKCGVRPDETTMVILLSVCAELGDLSLGKWIHCQVIEQGMYVNCQLGTSLVDMYAKCGAVDYARLIFDRIGERNVWTWSAMILGLAQHGFAAQALELFCKMKDCSVKPNYVSFLGVLCACSHVGMVEEGYRLFQEMETLHSIKPVMAHYGAMVDILSRAGRLEEAHNFILDMPIEADAVIWRTLLSACHIHDISDDTGVGEKVRKRLLELEPKRSGNLVMLANQYAETGLWDKAATLRRGMKERRLKKIAGESCVSIFQNR; encoded by the coding sequence ATGAACATTAAAAAGGCTATATATActctaatttataattataaaatctgCTGTCATTTACATAATTTTGAGATGAGCTTTACCTCCAAAACCCAACAACTCATAGATCTTCTCAGTTCTTGTTCTTCTCTAAAACATGTTTACCAAATTCATACTCAACTCGTAATCTCAGGACTATCTCAACAAAATTGCATCCTTCTCAAAATTGTCAACTATTTTGCTTCTCATACTCCAATAAACTCATCTTCTTACGTCGCTCTTGTCATCAAACAATCCCAAAATTCATCTAATTCTTGGTGGAATATCCTCATTAGGAATTATGCTAAACATAGTGAAGCCATTCgattttttgttgaaatgcGGCGTTCTGGAGTTGTTTCTGATGAATTCACATACCCTTTTCTCTTCAAAGCTTGTTCGTCTTTTATGGGTTTGAAAGAAGGAAAACAGATTCATTGCGATGTCATCAAGATGGGTATTTGTAAAAATGTGTATGTACAGAacactttgatttatttttatgggTCTTGCAAGAAGATTATGGATGCATACAAGGTGTTTGATGTAATGCCGCTTAGAACTGTTGTTTCTTGGAATTCGATAATTTCGGCTTGTGTTGAAAGCTGTTGGTATTATGATGCGATTGAGATTTTTCGTTTGATGAGAAAATGTGGGGTTCGACCGGATGAGACAACGATGGTGATTTTGCTTTCTGTTTGTGCTGAGTTGGGTGATTTGAGTTTAGGGAAATGGATTCATTGTCAAGTGATTGAGCAAGGGATGTATGTAAATTGTCAATTGGGAACTTCTCTTGTTGACATGTATGCTAAATGTGGAGCAGTCGATTATGCTCGTTTGATCTTCGATAGGATAGGTGAAAGAAATGTGTGGACATGGAGTGCAATGATTCTTGGATTAGCTCAGCATGGATTTGCTGCACAAGCCTTGGAACTCTTTTGTAAAATGAAGGATTGTTCTGTGAAGCCTAATTATGTGTCCTTTCTTGGTGTGCTTTGTGCTTGTAGCCATGTTGGGATGGTGGAAGAAGGGTATCGTTTGTTTCAAGAGATGGAAACTCTCCATAGCATCAAACCTGTGATGGCACATTATGGTGCCATGGTAGATATCTTGAGTCGTGCTGGTCGTCTAGAAGAAGCACACAATTTCATACTTGACATGCCCATTGAGGCTGATGCAGTCATATGGAGGACATTGCTCAGTGCATGCCACATTCATGATATTAGCGACGATACTGGAGTGGGAGAGAAGGTCAGAAAGAGGTTACTTGAATTGGAGCCTAAAAGGAGTGGGAATTTGGTCATGTTAGCAAATCAGTATGCTGAAACTGGATTATGGGACAAAGCAGCAACACTGAGAAGAGGAATGAAAGAGAGACGACTTAAGAAGATCGCTGGAGAAAGCTGTGTGTCAATTTTTCAGAATCGATAG